A section of the Roseivirga sp. BDSF3-8 genome encodes:
- a CDS encoding globin — MEKQKDRMARVSEEAVKTAQESYGRCLANGNMLESFYDKFLSKSPLIKDRFKDTDFESQYKLLRHGINLMLMYAQGNIAGKSGLERIRYSHSREQMAIPPYSYDLWKAALLEVLPLHDRKYNAEVKAAWSEVMDFGIEHIRSGY; from the coding sequence ATGGAAAAACAGAAGGATCGTATGGCCAGGGTAAGTGAGGAAGCAGTAAAAACTGCGCAGGAAAGCTATGGCAGGTGTCTGGCTAACGGGAATATGTTAGAAAGTTTTTATGATAAATTCCTGTCGAAAAGCCCCTTGATAAAAGACCGATTTAAAGATACTGATTTTGAAAGCCAGTATAAGCTCCTGAGGCATGGTATTAATCTGATGCTTATGTATGCACAGGGCAATATAGCAGGGAAATCCGGGCTAGAGCGTATCAGGTATAGCCACAGTCGCGAGCAGATGGCCATACCTCCATATTCATACGACCTTTGGAAAGCGGCCTTGCTTGAGGTATTGCCGCTGCATGATCGTAAATATAATGCTGAGGTAAAGGCGGCCTGGTCTGAAGTAATGGACTTTGGGATAGAGCATATCCGAAGCGGATATTAG
- a CDS encoding YdeI/OmpD-associated family protein, which yields MASFTSTLTYFHDNPVYGHHIPVPRDHAEPFTSLNEKRVLCTLQGKVTIHAALMHDGKGDYFILANKTLRNKLGLSLGQDVKVSLETDNSPYGMEVPEELTELFSQDEEADNLFHSLTSGKQRSLIHWVSSVKNPDLRLKRGLVMTRHLKSSQGKLDWKKLNQELKDANNL from the coding sequence ATGGCTTCCTTCACCTCCACCTTGACTTACTTCCACGACAACCCTGTATATGGCCATCATATTCCAGTCCCTCGTGACCATGCCGAACCCTTTACCAGCCTGAATGAAAAAAGAGTGTTATGCACCCTGCAGGGTAAAGTCACCATCCATGCTGCCCTTATGCATGACGGTAAAGGTGATTATTTTATCCTGGCAAACAAGACCCTGAGAAATAAGCTCGGCCTGAGTCTCGGGCAGGACGTAAAAGTGTCTCTTGAAACTGATAATAGCCCTTATGGTATGGAGGTTCCTGAAGAGCTAACCGAACTATTTAGCCAGGACGAGGAGGCAGACAATCTTTTCCACAGCCTTACCTCCGGTAAGCAAAGAAGCCTTATACACTGGGTTAGCTCAGTTAAAAATCCCGACCTCAGACTCAAACGAGGCCTTGTAATGACCCGCCATCTGAAATCCTCCCAGGGTAAGCTTGATTGGAAGAAGCTGAACCAGGAGTTAAAGGACGCCAACAACTTGTGA
- a CDS encoding 3-oxoacyl-ACP synthase, producing MEAVALTKEQIHNVCLEEVNTRIQRLKEAIKEAQEAANNEDKSSAGDKYETGRAMAHIEREKYTGQLNAVQDMRSVLDSINAKKMREEAVLGSVIRTNLGIFYIAVSLGQIKVGGESVFVVSPVSPIGQAMASKKVGDQMELNGRNYRIERIS from the coding sequence ATGGAAGCAGTGGCCCTGACTAAAGAGCAAATTCATAATGTATGCCTGGAGGAGGTGAACACAAGGATACAGCGATTAAAAGAAGCCATCAAAGAGGCGCAGGAAGCTGCCAATAATGAGGATAAGAGTAGTGCCGGCGATAAATATGAAACGGGTCGTGCCATGGCACATATCGAGCGTGAGAAATATACAGGTCAGCTAAATGCGGTTCAGGACATGCGGTCTGTGCTGGACTCAATTAATGCTAAAAAAATGCGCGAAGAGGCGGTTTTGGGTAGTGTGATACGGACAAATTTGGGGATTTTTTACATAGCAGTTAGTCTGGGACAGATAAAGGTAGGGGGAGAGTCCGTATTTGTCGTGTCACCGGTATCCCCGATAGGGCAAGCTATGGCCTCAAAGAAAGTAGGTGACCAAATGGAATTAAATGGTCGCAACTACAGGATAGAAAGGATATCTTAA
- a CDS encoding zinc-dependent metalloprotease codes for MNRLLIAAACMVAMLPACSPPPASSSQTSAEKSEESISVKTKGMQKYEGYFTYYWDEKEGKIWLEVDKWDKEFLYVNALAAGVGSNDLGLDRGQLGDNRVVKFQRSGNKVLLVQPNYGYRADSDNLMEQKSVEEAFAQSVLYGFKAEATDEGKALIDMTAFLLRDAHQVGNRLSSSKQGTYKPDESRSAIYLPRTKNFPENSEFEANVTFVGKDEGAYIRSVTPSADAVTVRMHHSFVMLPDDGYEPRSFDPRSGFFYMSYQDYATPIEKPLVKRLIARHRLEKKDPSAAMSEAVEPIVYFLDPGVPEPVKSALIEGASWWNQAFEAAGYQDAFQVKVLPDSVDPLDVRYNVIQWVHRSTRGWSYGASVVDPRTGEILKGHVSLGSLRVRQDLLIAQGLKAAYDRGDEVPEEALEMALARLRQLSAHEVGHTIGLAHNYAASVNGRASVMDYPHPLITLDVEGNIDLSNAYDTGIGEWDKVAVTYGYGAFDSDKEMIAVLEGAIADSLLFITDQDARPQGGAHPVAHLWDNGKSATEELNRVMKVRERALQQLSEKNIPTGAPLATLEEVLVPMYLFHRYQVEAAVKLVGGLNYTYAVRGDAQQPVKAVPGKVQRDALEALLATISPEALRMPDPLLKMLPPRPFGYPRTRETFRSRTGLTFDALSAAETAADLTLSLLFHPERAGRLVQHHAYDGTQPGLNDVLDALMAETWNARSRSGYEQQIQLAVRSLVLDHLISLAKNPATMPQAKAIAHARILDLRQSLSRKRSRGSNEQAHVAYSLMRIDQYLENPEEWEGQEVLDTPDGSPIGSGEMGCH; via the coding sequence ATGAACCGACTACTTATTGCAGCTGCCTGCATGGTGGCCATGCTACCAGCCTGTAGCCCACCACCGGCTTCTTCCTCACAGACATCTGCAGAAAAATCCGAGGAAAGCATATCTGTTAAGACTAAGGGTATGCAAAAATATGAGGGATACTTCACTTATTACTGGGACGAGAAAGAAGGCAAAATCTGGCTTGAGGTAGATAAGTGGGATAAAGAGTTTCTTTATGTAAATGCACTGGCCGCAGGTGTAGGCTCTAATGATCTGGGGCTGGATCGTGGTCAGCTCGGAGATAACCGGGTGGTAAAGTTTCAGCGATCCGGAAATAAGGTGTTGCTGGTACAGCCTAACTACGGCTACAGGGCAGACAGCGATAACCTGATGGAGCAAAAATCTGTGGAGGAGGCATTTGCCCAGTCAGTGCTATATGGCTTTAAAGCAGAAGCTACTGATGAGGGTAAGGCCCTGATTGATATGACTGCTTTTCTGCTAAGAGATGCTCATCAGGTGGGAAACCGCTTATCCTCTTCCAAGCAGGGCACCTATAAACCGGACGAGTCCCGTTCAGCGATCTACCTGCCCCGTACAAAGAATTTCCCTGAGAATAGTGAATTTGAAGCTAACGTGACCTTCGTTGGTAAAGATGAGGGAGCATACATACGTTCGGTAACGCCTTCCGCCGACGCTGTAACCGTACGTATGCATCATAGTTTCGTGATGCTTCCTGATGATGGTTATGAGCCCAGAAGTTTCGATCCCAGATCGGGCTTCTTCTATATGAGTTATCAGGATTATGCGACACCAATAGAGAAGCCACTGGTGAAGCGGCTTATTGCCCGTCACCGGCTGGAGAAAAAAGACCCTTCTGCCGCTATGAGTGAGGCGGTGGAGCCTATTGTATACTTTTTAGATCCGGGTGTGCCTGAGCCAGTTAAATCTGCTCTGATAGAGGGTGCTTCATGGTGGAACCAGGCTTTCGAGGCAGCCGGCTATCAGGATGCCTTTCAGGTAAAGGTACTTCCTGATTCGGTAGATCCTCTGGATGTACGGTATAATGTGATTCAGTGGGTTCACAGGTCTACAAGGGGCTGGTCTTACGGCGCTTCGGTTGTGGATCCCCGAACGGGTGAAATATTAAAGGGGCATGTAAGCCTTGGTTCTCTTCGTGTGCGTCAGGACTTGTTAATAGCCCAGGGGCTGAAAGCTGCCTATGACAGAGGGGACGAAGTGCCGGAGGAGGCCCTTGAGATGGCTCTGGCTCGTCTGAGGCAATTATCGGCTCATGAGGTAGGGCATACCATTGGTCTGGCGCATAACTACGCTGCTTCGGTCAACGGCCGGGCCTCAGTTATGGATTACCCTCACCCGCTGATTACTCTTGATGTGGAAGGTAATATTGACTTGAGCAATGCTTATGATACAGGTATTGGCGAGTGGGATAAGGTAGCCGTTACCTATGGATATGGAGCATTTGACTCTGACAAGGAAATGATTGCCGTACTGGAAGGGGCCATTGCAGACAGCTTGCTTTTCATTACTGACCAAGACGCCAGGCCCCAGGGTGGTGCTCACCCGGTGGCTCACCTCTGGGACAATGGAAAGAGTGCCACCGAGGAGCTGAATCGTGTGATGAAGGTGAGAGAAAGGGCCTTGCAGCAGTTGTCGGAAAAGAATATTCCTACAGGGGCGCCGCTTGCTACCCTGGAGGAGGTGCTGGTGCCCATGTATCTTTTTCACCGTTACCAGGTGGAGGCAGCAGTGAAGCTAGTAGGAGGGTTAAACTACACCTACGCGGTGAGGGGCGATGCTCAGCAGCCCGTGAAAGCCGTGCCAGGAAAGGTACAGCGTGACGCTTTGGAAGCATTGCTGGCCACTATTAGTCCTGAAGCACTTCGTATGCCGGATCCCTTACTGAAGATGTTGCCTCCCAGGCCATTTGGCTACCCTCGTACCCGGGAGACCTTTAGATCACGTACCGGTCTTACGTTTGACGCTCTTAGTGCAGCTGAGACTGCTGCTGATCTGACTCTTTCTCTGTTGTTTCACCCGGAAAGGGCCGGCCGCTTAGTTCAGCACCATGCTTATGATGGCACACAGCCGGGTCTTAATGATGTACTGGATGCTCTTATGGCCGAAACTTGGAATGCACGCAGCCGCTCAGGTTATGAGCAGCAAATACAACTGGCTGTACGCTCCCTGGTACTGGATCACCTGATCTCACTGGCTAAGAATCCCGCTACTATGCCTCAGGCTAAAGCGATTGCACATGCACGAATACTTGATCTGAGGCAAAGCTTGTCACGAAAGAGAAGTCGCGGGAGTAATGAGCAGGCACATGTAGCCTACAGCCTTATGCGAATAGACCAGTACCTGGAAAACCCTGAGGAATGGGAAGGGCAGGAAGTACTGGACACGCCAGACGGTTCACCTATCGGCTCCGGTGAGATGGGCTGCCATTAA
- a CDS encoding neutral zinc metallopeptidase gives MSGQIQQQRGRISQEASNRLSVKLELQADFMAGLWVHQNEKMKNVLEKGDIEEAMNAANAIGDG, from the coding sequence GTGTCAGGACAGATCCAGCAGCAGCGGGGCCGTATCAGCCAGGAGGCGTCCAACAGGCTTTCGGTAAAGCTGGAACTTCAGGCAGACTTTATGGCCGGACTATGGGTTCATCAAAATGAGAAGATGAAAAACGTGCTGGAGAAAGGGGATATTGAGGAGGCCATGAATGCAGCTAATGCCATTGGTGATGGATGA
- a CDS encoding MBOAT family protein, producing the protein MNRTDHDKKRKALLIVSLVSNLGILGYFKYVNFFTESFRDAFTLFGQAPDIPLLDIILPVGISFYTFQTLSYTIDIYRNKLEPAKDVISFFAFVSFFPQLVAGPIERAIHLLPQFYHPRKFNYDLAKDGMRRILWGLFKKVVVADGCAVFVNEIFGQHETYGGSTLLLGAVFFAFQIYGDFSGYSDMAIGFSRLMGFDLMKNFAYPYFSRDIAEFWRRWHISLSTWFRDYLYIPLGGSRVNQGKAIRNIFIIFIVSGFWHGANWTFIIWGALNAVYFLPLMLLNKNRSNLGVVAEGNWFPGVGDSLRILSTFGLTVLAWVFFRAESVTHAMSFLGGMLSLSLFSVPAYLPAGPLIAISVLLLVEWMNRGREHGLDIEKVSLPTGVRWAGYVLLFLAVMNGFQANQEFIYFQF; encoded by the coding sequence ATGAATCGTACGGATCATGATAAGAAAAGAAAGGCTCTACTTATCGTAAGTCTGGTAAGCAACCTGGGTATACTGGGGTATTTCAAGTATGTGAATTTTTTTACTGAAAGTTTCAGGGATGCATTTACTCTTTTCGGGCAGGCTCCGGACATCCCCTTACTAGATATAATCCTTCCTGTAGGCATCAGCTTTTATACATTTCAGACATTAAGCTATACCATCGATATCTATCGTAATAAACTTGAGCCTGCAAAAGATGTCATTTCCTTCTTTGCTTTCGTAAGCTTTTTTCCTCAGTTGGTGGCAGGGCCCATTGAGAGAGCTATCCATCTGTTACCCCAATTTTATCACCCCAGAAAGTTTAACTATGATCTGGCAAAAGATGGTATGCGACGTATTTTGTGGGGGCTATTTAAAAAAGTGGTAGTAGCTGATGGTTGTGCTGTATTCGTGAATGAAATTTTTGGCCAGCACGAAACGTACGGGGGGAGTACTCTTTTATTGGGAGCTGTTTTTTTTGCCTTTCAGATATATGGTGATTTTAGCGGGTACTCGGATATGGCCATAGGATTCTCGCGTCTTATGGGCTTTGATCTGATGAAGAACTTTGCTTACCCATATTTCAGCCGTGATATCGCGGAGTTTTGGCGCAGGTGGCATATTTCTCTTAGTACCTGGTTCAGAGACTATCTTTATATTCCATTGGGAGGTAGCCGGGTTAACCAGGGTAAAGCCATCAGAAATATTTTCATCATTTTTATTGTGAGTGGGTTTTGGCATGGAGCAAACTGGACGTTTATTATCTGGGGAGCTTTAAATGCGGTCTATTTCCTTCCTCTTATGCTGTTGAATAAGAATCGAAGCAATTTAGGAGTAGTTGCGGAAGGTAACTGGTTTCCTGGCGTTGGTGATTCACTAAGGATTTTAAGCACATTTGGACTTACGGTTTTAGCATGGGTGTTTTTCCGGGCGGAATCAGTTACTCATGCCATGTCTTTTTTAGGTGGCATGCTATCCCTGAGTCTGTTCTCGGTGCCTGCATACTTACCGGCAGGGCCATTGATAGCCATAAGTGTTCTGCTACTGGTAGAGTGGATGAATAGGGGTAGAGAACATGGACTGGATATTGAAAAAGTGTCCCTGCCCACCGGGGTGCGTTGGGCGGGGTATGTGCTTCTTTTTTTAGCTGTTATGAATGGTTTCCAGGCTAATCAGGAGTTTATATACTTCCAATTCTGA
- a CDS encoding pinensin family lanthipeptide: MKKKVNLDSLRVNSFVTDVRAKNFKGGAGTYKTCPSVYIACISQGAEVCSDDSC, encoded by the coding sequence ATGAAAAAGAAAGTAAATCTCGATTCGCTACGTGTAAACAGTTTTGTAACTGATGTTCGTGCAAAAAACTTCAAAGGTGGAGCAGGCACTTATAAGACCTGTCCGTCAGTTTATATAGCATGTATATCTCAGGGCGCAGAAGTATGCAGTGACGACTCATGCTAA
- a CDS encoding permease: MNSFLERWAESAMTSAGFFWMALWAFILGYAVSSLIQIFVTQERMQRTMGDDNLKSISLGTFFGFISSSCSFSALATTKALFKKGAGFISSIAFLLASTNLVIELGIIISIFLSWQFVVGEYVGAIILILSSWLLIRLINPKDLIKKARENLGDSDHSSEDDKSLSQKLKSFTSWAKVGKQYGMEWKMVWKDVTIGFTIAGIVKGFVPDSFFRTLFINSGTDVESYSFLTLLEHTVVGPVAAFLTFIGSMGNIPLAALLFSKGVSFAGVMAFIFSDLVVFPVLRINAKYYGWKMSFFILFLLFSSLIGASLLLHYGFNLAGALPDPGTMSITESDHFKIDYTFWLNLAFLAISGILIYIGFFKGKDVKHHKEMAPKSKTLEQTLKYLAFVAYAWLAGGLLIKFLVL, from the coding sequence GTGAATAGTTTTTTAGAAAGATGGGCCGAATCGGCCATGACCTCTGCAGGATTTTTCTGGATGGCCCTATGGGCTTTTATCCTTGGCTATGCTGTCAGCAGTCTTATCCAAATCTTTGTTACCCAAGAGCGTATGCAGCGTACTATGGGCGATGATAACCTTAAAAGCATATCGCTGGGTACTTTCTTTGGCTTTATCAGCAGTTCCTGCAGCTTCTCGGCACTAGCTACCACCAAGGCACTGTTTAAAAAAGGTGCAGGGTTTATTTCATCCATTGCATTTTTACTGGCCTCCACCAATCTGGTCATTGAGCTAGGTATCATCATCTCCATCTTCTTAAGCTGGCAATTCGTCGTAGGCGAGTATGTAGGGGCAATTATCCTTATCCTTTCCTCTTGGCTTCTGATTCGCCTTATTAACCCCAAAGACCTGATAAAAAAAGCACGTGAAAACCTGGGTGACTCAGACCATAGCTCTGAGGATGATAAAAGTCTAAGCCAGAAACTAAAGTCCTTCACCAGTTGGGCCAAGGTAGGCAAGCAATACGGTATGGAGTGGAAAATGGTGTGGAAAGACGTCACCATCGGCTTTACCATAGCCGGTATAGTCAAAGGCTTTGTCCCCGATTCATTTTTCCGCACCCTTTTTATCAATTCGGGTACAGACGTGGAGTCCTATTCTTTTCTCACCCTGCTCGAGCACACCGTGGTAGGACCTGTAGCTGCCTTTCTTACCTTTATCGGCTCCATGGGTAATATTCCCCTTGCCGCACTTCTGTTCAGCAAAGGAGTAAGCTTTGCGGGTGTTATGGCGTTTATATTTAGTGACCTCGTAGTATTTCCCGTATTACGTATCAATGCCAAATACTACGGTTGGAAAATGTCATTTTTCATTCTTTTCCTGCTCTTCAGTTCCCTCATAGGCGCCTCCCTCCTACTGCATTACGGCTTTAATTTGGCAGGCGCACTACCAGACCCTGGTACGATGAGCATTACAGAATCCGATCACTTTAAGATTGATTACACCTTCTGGTTAAACCTGGCCTTTTTAGCCATTAGCGGCATACTGATTTATATCGGATTCTTTAAGGGAAAAGACGTTAAGCACCACAAAGAAATGGCGCCTAAAAGCAAAACCCTCGAGCAAACCCTTAAGTACCTGGCATTCGTAGCCTATGCATGGCTGGCCGGTGGCTTATTAATAAAATTCCTTGTGCTCTGA
- a CDS encoding pinensin family lanthipeptide: MKKKATLNDLRVQSFITNVSSRALRGGEKTKGFCQSVDNICASNGADECTVDAC; encoded by the coding sequence GTGAAGAAGAAAGCAACACTTAACGATCTAAGAGTACAAAGTTTCATTACAAATGTGAGCTCTCGGGCCCTCAGAGGTGGTGAAAAAACGAAAGGCTTTTGCCAATCGGTAGATAACATTTGCGCCTCTAATGGTGCCGATGAGTGTACCGTAGACGCTTGCTAA
- a CDS encoding pinensin family lanthipeptide, with protein sequence MKKKVNLDSLRVNSFVTDIRGTNFKGGVNTLKTCPSVAYPCISQGAEVCSDDSC encoded by the coding sequence ATGAAAAAGAAAGTAAATCTTGATTCACTACGTGTGAACAGTTTCGTAACCGATATTCGTGGAACCAACTTTAAAGGAGGAGTCAATACACTTAAGACTTGCCCTTCTGTAGCATATCCTTGTATTTCACAAGGTGCAGAAGTATGCAGTGATGACTCATGCTAA
- a CDS encoding Gmad2 immunoglobulin-like domain-containing protein codes for MIYYYRKTILSFTQLISLAILSTLISCGENSGKKDDTPSTKDSPTSEQPVATDPTDKVEPEPYHNEAYVISLDLPNGWTALENISGSPVPVINIYKKDTGAEPPIHLHAGPEVSHVSFYPEGYGTELPHSQQERLLDKALPFPSPFDVNKGRSIRFLLQNGEAWAYLLRPQSPPSGWTEEGFIMIKYSLENFKTTCYEATSDETKPMDTCDPMGGDSVVYSGSVVEASRREVAAVMQSLSLSESDNSRPHIGDLIKIDQPLPNLDVQSPIEIKGEARGQWYNEGSFMVRLEDKDGNILADTLARAEGQWMTKEFVPFSTRISFESPGNERGYLVFERANPSGLKENARSFRLPVIFSTPKE; via the coding sequence ATGATCTATTACTATCGCAAAACCATTCTCAGCTTTACGCAACTAATAAGTTTGGCCATCTTGTCTACACTTATCTCCTGTGGAGAAAATTCCGGCAAAAAAGATGACACCCCTTCTACCAAAGATAGCCCTACTTCAGAGCAGCCGGTTGCTACAGACCCTACGGATAAAGTTGAACCTGAACCCTACCATAATGAGGCCTACGTCATATCTCTTGACCTACCTAACGGATGGACGGCTCTTGAAAATATCTCCGGCTCCCCTGTCCCCGTAATCAACATATATAAGAAAGACACTGGCGCAGAGCCCCCTATACATTTGCACGCCGGGCCGGAAGTATCTCACGTATCTTTTTATCCGGAGGGCTATGGCACAGAATTACCCCACTCGCAGCAGGAGCGGCTATTGGATAAGGCACTACCCTTTCCTTCACCCTTTGATGTAAATAAAGGACGTTCCATTCGTTTTCTCTTACAAAACGGTGAAGCCTGGGCATATCTGCTAAGGCCTCAAAGCCCTCCCTCCGGATGGACTGAAGAAGGGTTTATAATGATAAAGTATAGTCTGGAAAATTTTAAGACCACCTGCTATGAAGCCACTTCTGATGAGACAAAACCAATGGACACATGCGACCCTATGGGGGGAGATAGTGTGGTTTACTCCGGCAGCGTAGTCGAAGCCAGCCGCAGAGAAGTAGCAGCTGTTATGCAATCTCTCAGTCTTTCCGAAAGTGACAATTCCAGGCCACATATAGGAGATTTAATCAAAATAGACCAGCCTTTGCCCAATCTCGACGTACAGAGCCCAATAGAGATAAAAGGTGAGGCCAGGGGCCAGTGGTACAACGAGGGAAGCTTCATGGTCAGATTGGAGGACAAGGACGGAAACATCCTCGCTGACACCCTGGCTCGGGCTGAAGGTCAATGGATGACCAAAGAGTTTGTTCCCTTTTCAACCAGGATCAGCTTTGAATCTCCGGGAAATGAACGCGGCTACCTGGTATTTGAGCGGGCTAACCCTAGTGGTCTGAAAGAAAATGCACGCAGCTTCCGATTACCAGTCATCTTTTCTACACCCAAGGAATAA
- a CDS encoding CNNM domain-containing protein codes for MTLLILFAVLSIVISFLCSVWEAVLLSIPPSYVQIQQSQGNTTGDLLRQFKDDIDRPLSAILSLNTIAHTAGAIGVGSVAEQALGSGDMVIFGITLPVSAEGLMGFVMTLAILILSEIIPKTIGATYWKNLAPFTVKSLNIITTLLFPLVWMSQFITKKLKKDTQGSIFSRADFTAMAELGAETGIFKPNESRILHNLLKFEKLTVHDIMTPRTVVLAARENLSINAFYEKFGDRPFSRYPVYFETRDNIDGFVLKDDVLKAIIKGDGDKQLKDIKRNILMVREDLKLHTFIDTLLAEREQVALVVDEFGGLEGLATVEDAVETLLGMEIVDESDTTEDMQQLARQNWERRAKRMGLSLEKMESNVKRAGQEQNKEDETSSSSPANEDDKPQKTPEGSSKASES; via the coding sequence ATGACCCTCTTAATATTATTCGCAGTACTGTCCATCGTTATTTCATTTTTATGCTCCGTATGGGAGGCCGTTCTGTTAAGCATCCCGCCCAGTTATGTACAGATTCAGCAAAGTCAGGGCAATACGACAGGTGATTTATTACGGCAGTTCAAGGACGATATCGACAGGCCATTGTCAGCCATTCTTTCACTGAATACCATTGCCCACACGGCAGGAGCCATCGGCGTAGGCTCAGTCGCCGAACAGGCACTGGGCTCAGGAGATATGGTTATCTTTGGCATTACCTTACCCGTATCTGCCGAGGGACTAATGGGCTTTGTAATGACCCTTGCCATTCTGATCCTGTCAGAAATTATCCCCAAAACAATAGGCGCCACCTATTGGAAAAACCTCGCCCCTTTCACCGTTAAGTCACTAAACATCATTACCACCCTGCTTTTTCCGCTCGTGTGGATGAGTCAGTTTATCACCAAAAAGCTGAAGAAAGACACACAGGGAAGTATCTTTAGCCGGGCAGACTTTACAGCTATGGCAGAATTAGGGGCAGAAACGGGCATTTTCAAGCCAAACGAAAGCCGGATACTGCATAACCTCCTGAAGTTCGAAAAGCTCACCGTACATGATATTATGACCCCACGCACAGTGGTACTTGCAGCACGTGAAAACCTTTCTATTAATGCCTTTTACGAAAAATTTGGCGATCGCCCGTTTTCACGTTATCCGGTGTATTTTGAAACCAGGGACAACATCGACGGATTCGTTTTAAAGGATGACGTCCTCAAGGCTATTATTAAAGGGGATGGTGATAAGCAGCTGAAAGATATCAAGCGCAACATTCTTATGGTACGGGAAGATCTGAAGCTGCACACATTTATAGACACCCTCCTAGCTGAGCGTGAGCAGGTTGCACTGGTGGTAGATGAGTTTGGCGGACTAGAGGGACTAGCCACTGTAGAGGATGCCGTAGAGACACTGCTGGGCATGGAAATAGTGGATGAAAGTGACACCACAGAAGACATGCAGCAACTGGCGCGGCAAAACTGGGAAAGGCGTGCCAAGAGAATGGGGCTTTCCCTGGAGAAAATGGAAAGCAACGTGAAACGGGCCGGTCAGGAACAAAATAAGGAAGATGAGACCAGCTCTTCCAGCCCTGCCAATGAAGATGACAAGCCCCAAAAAACCCCCGAGGGCTCTTCTAAAGCGTCGGAGAGCTAA
- a CDS encoding pinensin family lanthipeptide: protein MKKKLNLESLEVKSFVTKTEETTKTAVGGFDYGTGNQICSVEPEFCNWTYNRWCVSNGQCDTYGAFCTAPY from the coding sequence ATGAAAAAGAAACTTAACCTGGAGTCTCTTGAAGTAAAAAGCTTTGTAACTAAAACTGAAGAAACTACTAAAACAGCCGTAGGTGGTTTCGATTATGGTACTGGTAACCAGATTTGCTCTGTTGAGCCTGAGTTCTGTAACTGGACTTATAACCGCTGGTGTGTTTCTAACGGTCAGTGTGATACATACGGAGCATTCTGCACCGCTCCTTACTAA